A stretch of the Hypomesus transpacificus isolate Combined female chromosome 12, fHypTra1, whole genome shotgun sequence genome encodes the following:
- the plcd4a gene encoding 1-phosphatidylinositol 4,5-bisphosphate phosphodiesterase delta-4 isoform X2: MASTRSGLRIQGDDNLQSMIVGTIMRKIKSRTWKKQRHFKLQEDCMTIWYQSKKTGNAHSTFSVSDVEAVREGHQSEVLLSIADEFPPDRCFTLVFRGRRGNLDLVADSAEEAQSWIKGMRKLIENLENMGEREKLDQWICDWFKKADKNHDGRMNFKEVRDLLKMMNVDMNEQHAHRLFTGADRSQTGTLEDDEFVLFYKMLTQREDVLRVFQDYSGDGQKLALPDLEDFLRDEQLQSEEVRQHAMELIERYEPSDTAKMLNAMSIDGFLMYLSSAEGAIFNPHQRDLYQDMSQPLCHYFISSSHNTYLMEDQLRGQSSVEGYIRALKRGCRCVEVDSWDGTNGEPIVYHGHTFTSKILFKDVVNAIGNYAFKVSEYPVILSIENHCSVEQQRVMAQHLNDILGDKLLKSTLDGQIPPRLPSPEELKGKILLKGKKIGGLEGGLNGMAEDSLTGEVSYEDEAADIDEEHLHHDSLRRRTKKSKQRLSKELSDCVVYCKSVHFSSFKHSRIHSKFYEISSFTESKARKHLREAGADFVHHNSRQLTRVYPSGLRTDSSNFNPQDMWNAGCQIVALNFQTAGVEMDLNDGLFSQNGHSGYVLKPDFMRGSGRRFDAETQQSRDGYQPLSLSIQVISGQQLPKVNIKEGSIVDPLVRVEIHGVPVDQAKQETRYIDNNGFNPVWYDTLRFTIHTPELALVRFVVEDYDKTSKNDFVGQYTLPFTCIQQGYRHIHLLSRDGTSIPPASLFVHVKITELV; encoded by the exons ATGGCTTCCACCAGAAGTGGTTTGC GTATCCAGGGGGATGACAACCTCCAGTCAATGATTGTTGGCACAATTATGAGGAAAATCAAGTCTCGCACCTGGAAGAAACAGCGTCACTTCAAGCTGCAGGAGGACTGCATGACTATCTGGTACCAGTCCAAGAAGACTGGGAATGCCCACTCCACGT tctctgTGAGTGATGTGGAGGCCGTAAGGGAGGGCCACCAGTCCGAGGTCTTACTCAGCATTGCCGATGAGTTCCCCCCCGACCGCTGTTTTACGTTGGTGTTCCGCGGGCGCCGTGGCAACCTGGACCTGGTGGCAGACTCAGCAGAGGAGGCCCAGTCATGGATCAAAGGGATGAGGAAGCTGATTGAGAACCTGGAgaacatgggggagagagagaagcttgaCCA GTGGATCTGCGACTGGTTCAAGAAAGCTGACAAGAACCACGACGGCAGGATGAACTTCAAGGAGGTGCGAGACTTGCTGAAGATGATGAATGTGGACATGAACGAACAGCATGCCCATCGGCTTTTCACC GGAGCTGACAGGTCCCAGACGGGCACCTTGGAGGACGATGAGTTTGTGCTCTTCTACAAGATGCTTACCCAGAGGGAAGATGTCCTGAGGGTCTTCCAGGACTACTCTGGCGATGGGCAGAAGCTGGCCCTTCCAGACCTGGAGGACTTCCTGCGAGACGAGCAGCTGCAGAGCGAGGAGGTCCGGCAGCACGCCATGGAACTCATCGAGCGCTACGAGCCCTCCGACACAG CCAAGATGCTCAACGCCATGTCCATCGACGGCTTCCTGATGTACCTGTCTTCGGCCGAGGGTGCCATCTTCAACCCGCACCAGCGGGATCTGTACCAGGACATGAGTCAGCCGCTGTGCCACTACTTCATCTCCTCGTCCCACAACACCTACCTGATGGAGGACCAGTTGAGAGGCCAGAGCAGCGTGGAGGGATACATCCG GGCTCTGAAACGAGGATGCCGCTGTGTGGAGGTGGACAGCTGGGATGGCACCAACGGGGAGCCCATCGTGTACCACGGACACACCTTCACCTCCAAGATCCTCTTCAAAGATGTGGTGAACGCCATTGGAAACTATGCCTTTAAG gtATCAGAGTACCCGGTCATCCTGTCCATCGAGAACCACTGCAGTGTGGAGCAACAGCGAGTCATGGCCCAACACCTCAACGACATCCTCGGAGACAAGCTGCTGAAAAGCACGCTGGACGGACAGATCCCCCCTAGGCTGCCTTCTCCGGAG GAACTGAAGGGCAAGATCCTGCTCAAGGGGAAGAAGATCGGCGGGCTGGAGGGGGGTCTCAACGGGATGGCCGAGGACTCGCTGACTGGGGAGGTGAGCTACGAGGACGAGGCTGCCGACATCGACGAGGAGCACCTCCACCACGACAGCCTGCGTCGCAGGACCAAG AAATCCAAGCAGCGTCTGTCCAAGGAGCTTTCGGACTGCGTGGTGTACTGCAAGAGTGTCCACTTCAGTAGCTTCAAGCATTCCCGCATCCACTCCAAGTTCTACGAAATCTCATCCTTCACTGAGTCCAAAGCCCGCAAACACCTGAGAGAGGCAG GGGCAGATTTTGTACACCACAATTCTCGACAGCTGACACGGGTGTACCCCAGTGGCCTGAGAACAGACTCCTCCAATTTTAATCCACAAGACATGTGGAACGCCGGGTGCCAAATAG TTGCACTGAATTTCCAGACTGCAGGGGTTGAGATGGACCTCAACGATGGACTCTTCAGTCAGAACGGCCACAGCGGCTATGTCCTTAAACCTGACTTCATGAGAGGATCTGGGAGGAGGTTTGATGCTGAGACTCAACAGAGCCGTGATGGCTACcagcctctcagtctctccatcCAG GTGATCAGTGGACAGCAGCTTCCGAAAGTGAATATCAAAGAGGGCTCCATCGTGGACCCGCTGGTGAGAGTGGAGATCCATGGAGTTCCTGTGGACCAGGCTAAGCAGGAGACCAGATACATTGACAATAATG GGTTTAATCCTGTGTGGTATGACACTCTGAGGTTTACCATCCACACTCCTGAACTAGCACTCGTACGCTTTGTGGTGGAGGACTATGACAAGACGTCCAAAAATGACTTTGTTGGACAGTATACCTTGCCTTTTACCTGTATTCAGCAAG GTTATCGTCACATCCACCTCTTGTCCAGGGATGGAACCAGTATTCCTCCGGCCtccttgtttgtgcatgttAAAATCACTGAGCTTGTATGA
- the cnot9 gene encoding CCR4-NOT transcription complex subunit 9, which produces MLATGAAVTTALAQVDREKIYQWINELSSPETRENALLELSKKRESVPDLAPMLWHSCGTIAALLQEIVNIYPSINPPTLTAHQSNRVCNALALLQCVASHPETRSAFLTAHIPLFLYPFLHTVSKTRPFEYLRLTSLGVIGALVKTDEQEVINFLLTTEIIPLCLRIMESGSELSKTVATFILQKILLDDTGLAYICQTYERFSHVAMILGKMVLQLSKEPSARLLKHVVRCYLRLSDNSRAREALRQCLPDQLKDTTFAQVLKDDTTTKRWLAQLVKNLQEGQVTDPRGIPLPPQ; this is translated from the exons ATGCTGGCTACAGGAGCA GCTGTAACCACGGCGCTGGCGCAAGTGGATAGGGAAAAGATCTATCAGTGGATAAACGAACTGTCCAGCCCAGAGACCCGCGAGAATGCCCTGCTCGAACTCAGTAAAAAGCGAGAATCTGTCCCAGATTTGGCACCCATGCTGTGGCACTCTTGTGGAACCATAGCTGCACTCCTGCAG GAGATTGTGAATATCTATCCCTCCATCAACCCCCCAACCCTGACAGCGCACCAGTCTAACCGGGTGTGTAATGCCCTTGCCCTTCTGCAGTGTGTAGCCTCTCATCCAGAAACAAG ATCAGCGTTCCTCACGGCACACATCCCTCTTTTCCTGTATCCGTTTTTACACACTGTGAGCAAAACGCGGCCCTTTGAATACCTCCGACTCACCAGTCTAGGAGTCATAG GCGCATTGGTAAAAACAGATGAACAGGAGGTGATCAACTTCCTGTTGACGACAGAGATCATTCCACTGTGTCTACGGATTATGGAGTCAGGCAGTGAGCTGTCCAAAACG GTTGCAACTTTCATACTACAGAAAATACTCCTGGATGACACGGGACTTGCATATATTTGTCAAACTTACGAACGCTTCTCCCATGTTGCCATGATACTT GGCAAGATGGTTCTTCAGCTCTCGAAAGAGCCCTCTGCTCGTTTACTGAAGCATGTCGTACGTTGTTATCTACGCCTTTCTGACAACTCCAG AGCCAGAGAAGCCCTTCGCCAGTGTCTTCCAGACCAGCTCAAAGACACCACTTTTGCCCAGGTTCTGAAAGACGACACCACCACCAAGCGCTGGCTGGCACAGCTGGTCAAAAACCTGCAGGAGGGACAGGTCACAGACCCAAGGGGCATCCCCTTACCACCACAGTAG
- the plcd4a gene encoding 1-phosphatidylinositol 4,5-bisphosphate phosphodiesterase delta-4 isoform X1 — protein MESFSWTYHQQTQRRNDCAAVKLTQNSQISDGESVRKQQMASTRSGLRIQGDDNLQSMIVGTIMRKIKSRTWKKQRHFKLQEDCMTIWYQSKKTGNAHSTFSVSDVEAVREGHQSEVLLSIADEFPPDRCFTLVFRGRRGNLDLVADSAEEAQSWIKGMRKLIENLENMGEREKLDQWICDWFKKADKNHDGRMNFKEVRDLLKMMNVDMNEQHAHRLFTGADRSQTGTLEDDEFVLFYKMLTQREDVLRVFQDYSGDGQKLALPDLEDFLRDEQLQSEEVRQHAMELIERYEPSDTAKMLNAMSIDGFLMYLSSAEGAIFNPHQRDLYQDMSQPLCHYFISSSHNTYLMEDQLRGQSSVEGYIRALKRGCRCVEVDSWDGTNGEPIVYHGHTFTSKILFKDVVNAIGNYAFKVSEYPVILSIENHCSVEQQRVMAQHLNDILGDKLLKSTLDGQIPPRLPSPEELKGKILLKGKKIGGLEGGLNGMAEDSLTGEVSYEDEAADIDEEHLHHDSLRRRTKKSKQRLSKELSDCVVYCKSVHFSSFKHSRIHSKFYEISSFTESKARKHLREAGADFVHHNSRQLTRVYPSGLRTDSSNFNPQDMWNAGCQIVALNFQTAGVEMDLNDGLFSQNGHSGYVLKPDFMRGSGRRFDAETQQSRDGYQPLSLSIQVISGQQLPKVNIKEGSIVDPLVRVEIHGVPVDQAKQETRYIDNNGFNPVWYDTLRFTIHTPELALVRFVVEDYDKTSKNDFVGQYTLPFTCIQQGYRHIHLLSRDGTSIPPASLFVHVKITELV, from the exons ATGGAAAGCTTTTCATGGACTTATCATCAACAAACTCAAAGGCGCAATGACTGTG CTGCCGTGAAACTCACCCAAAATTCCCAGATATCAGATGGCGAAAGTGTGAGAAAACAACAAATGGCTTCCACCAGAAGTGGTTTGC GTATCCAGGGGGATGACAACCTCCAGTCAATGATTGTTGGCACAATTATGAGGAAAATCAAGTCTCGCACCTGGAAGAAACAGCGTCACTTCAAGCTGCAGGAGGACTGCATGACTATCTGGTACCAGTCCAAGAAGACTGGGAATGCCCACTCCACGT tctctgTGAGTGATGTGGAGGCCGTAAGGGAGGGCCACCAGTCCGAGGTCTTACTCAGCATTGCCGATGAGTTCCCCCCCGACCGCTGTTTTACGTTGGTGTTCCGCGGGCGCCGTGGCAACCTGGACCTGGTGGCAGACTCAGCAGAGGAGGCCCAGTCATGGATCAAAGGGATGAGGAAGCTGATTGAGAACCTGGAgaacatgggggagagagagaagcttgaCCA GTGGATCTGCGACTGGTTCAAGAAAGCTGACAAGAACCACGACGGCAGGATGAACTTCAAGGAGGTGCGAGACTTGCTGAAGATGATGAATGTGGACATGAACGAACAGCATGCCCATCGGCTTTTCACC GGAGCTGACAGGTCCCAGACGGGCACCTTGGAGGACGATGAGTTTGTGCTCTTCTACAAGATGCTTACCCAGAGGGAAGATGTCCTGAGGGTCTTCCAGGACTACTCTGGCGATGGGCAGAAGCTGGCCCTTCCAGACCTGGAGGACTTCCTGCGAGACGAGCAGCTGCAGAGCGAGGAGGTCCGGCAGCACGCCATGGAACTCATCGAGCGCTACGAGCCCTCCGACACAG CCAAGATGCTCAACGCCATGTCCATCGACGGCTTCCTGATGTACCTGTCTTCGGCCGAGGGTGCCATCTTCAACCCGCACCAGCGGGATCTGTACCAGGACATGAGTCAGCCGCTGTGCCACTACTTCATCTCCTCGTCCCACAACACCTACCTGATGGAGGACCAGTTGAGAGGCCAGAGCAGCGTGGAGGGATACATCCG GGCTCTGAAACGAGGATGCCGCTGTGTGGAGGTGGACAGCTGGGATGGCACCAACGGGGAGCCCATCGTGTACCACGGACACACCTTCACCTCCAAGATCCTCTTCAAAGATGTGGTGAACGCCATTGGAAACTATGCCTTTAAG gtATCAGAGTACCCGGTCATCCTGTCCATCGAGAACCACTGCAGTGTGGAGCAACAGCGAGTCATGGCCCAACACCTCAACGACATCCTCGGAGACAAGCTGCTGAAAAGCACGCTGGACGGACAGATCCCCCCTAGGCTGCCTTCTCCGGAG GAACTGAAGGGCAAGATCCTGCTCAAGGGGAAGAAGATCGGCGGGCTGGAGGGGGGTCTCAACGGGATGGCCGAGGACTCGCTGACTGGGGAGGTGAGCTACGAGGACGAGGCTGCCGACATCGACGAGGAGCACCTCCACCACGACAGCCTGCGTCGCAGGACCAAG AAATCCAAGCAGCGTCTGTCCAAGGAGCTTTCGGACTGCGTGGTGTACTGCAAGAGTGTCCACTTCAGTAGCTTCAAGCATTCCCGCATCCACTCCAAGTTCTACGAAATCTCATCCTTCACTGAGTCCAAAGCCCGCAAACACCTGAGAGAGGCAG GGGCAGATTTTGTACACCACAATTCTCGACAGCTGACACGGGTGTACCCCAGTGGCCTGAGAACAGACTCCTCCAATTTTAATCCACAAGACATGTGGAACGCCGGGTGCCAAATAG TTGCACTGAATTTCCAGACTGCAGGGGTTGAGATGGACCTCAACGATGGACTCTTCAGTCAGAACGGCCACAGCGGCTATGTCCTTAAACCTGACTTCATGAGAGGATCTGGGAGGAGGTTTGATGCTGAGACTCAACAGAGCCGTGATGGCTACcagcctctcagtctctccatcCAG GTGATCAGTGGACAGCAGCTTCCGAAAGTGAATATCAAAGAGGGCTCCATCGTGGACCCGCTGGTGAGAGTGGAGATCCATGGAGTTCCTGTGGACCAGGCTAAGCAGGAGACCAGATACATTGACAATAATG GGTTTAATCCTGTGTGGTATGACACTCTGAGGTTTACCATCCACACTCCTGAACTAGCACTCGTACGCTTTGTGGTGGAGGACTATGACAAGACGTCCAAAAATGACTTTGTTGGACAGTATACCTTGCCTTTTACCTGTATTCAGCAAG GTTATCGTCACATCCACCTCTTGTCCAGGGATGGAACCAGTATTCCTCCGGCCtccttgtttgtgcatgttAAAATCACTGAGCTTGTATGA
- the slx9 gene encoding protein FAM207A: MVGKIKRVRQKLHQGAVKLDSPGSGVARSTLLDLETAPIPAVPSGSFFDVNKTNLASSHAKNAKTTQASSYFPCGIFAGTKINPEALVQTLKFEEPSNETLVNKGPEDKKQQSKKEKMKERRDRWLNKISSIKLAREQQVAQAKRQAMAVVGDMRPLADALPELSQLLPSTKTSTRRKNRVPVKKKPEPTDFSLMKASQKRKLIEAETSRFSEAVKDLASKTNPLAAISEHLRKRMRQEEEQGPS; the protein is encoded by the exons ATGGTTGGAAAGATAAAGAGAGTTCGCCAAAAGCTTCACCAGGGAGCTGTGAAACTTGACAGTCCAGGGAGTGGTGTCGCGAGGTCCACCTTACTTGATTTGGAAACAGCACCAATCCCTGCGGTTCCAAGTGGTTCTTTTTTTGATGTAAACAAGACCAACCTTGCATCGTCGCACGCCAAAAACGCAAAGACAACACAG GCGTCAAGTTATTTTCCATGTGGAATCTTTGCTGGCACGAAAATAAACCCTGAGGCTCTGGTGCAAACTTTGAAGTTTGAAGAACCTTCCAATGAGACACTTGTGAATAAAG GCCCAGAGGACAAGAAGCAGCAGTCGAAGaaggagaagatgaaggagaggagagatcgcTGGCTGAACA agatCAGCTCCATCAAGCTGGCGCGGGAGCAGCAGGTGGCGCAGGCTAAGCGGCAGGCCATGGCCGTGGTGGGCGACATGCGGCCCCTGGCGGACGCCCTGCCCGAactctcccagctcctcccttcCACCAAGACGTCCACCCGCAGGAAGAACAGAGT GCCTGTGAAGAAGAAGCCAGAACCCACAGACTTCAGCCTGATGAAGGCTTCTCAGAAACGCAAGCTCAT CGAGGCCGAGACGAGTCGGTTCAGCGAAGCCGTGAAAGACCTGGCCTCCAAAACCAACCCCCTGGCGGCCATCAGTGAACacctgaggaagaggatgaggcaggaggaggagcagggacccAGCTAA